CCTACGCCTATACCTTCTGTTTGGACAAGTCCGGATGAGCAACGAGCAGCTGCCGCGAATCCCGCACCTCATCCGCCGGCTCTCGGTGCCTATCCTGCTGTTCTGGGTGGTGCTGGCGGGGGTCTCCAACGCGCTGGTGCCGCAACTGGAAGAGGTCGGCAAGACCCACAACGTCGCGCTGATCATGGCCGACGCGCCGTCGCTGCAGGCGACCAAACGCATCGGTCAGAAGTTTCACGAGTTCGACACCGACAGCACCGCCATGGTCGTCCTGGAAGGCGAACAGCCGCTGGGCGCCGACGCCCACCGCTATTACGACACCCTGGTCCGCAAGCTCGAAGCCGACCGCAAGCACGTCGAGCACGTGCAGGACTTCTGGGGCGACACGCTGACCGCCGCAGGGTCGCAGAGCACCGACGGCAAGGCCGCCTACGTGCAGCTCAACCTCGCCGGCAACCAAGGGTCGGCGCTGGCCAACGAATCCGTCGGCGCGGTAAGGGAAATCATCGAACACTTCCCGCCCCCGGCAGGTGTCAAGGCCTACGTGACCGGCGCGGCGCCGCTGATCTCGGATCAGTTCGACGTCGGTAGTAAGGGGACCGCGAAGGTCACCGGCATCACCGTCGGGGTGATCGCGCTGATGTTGCTCTTCGTCTACCGCTCCTTCCTGACCATGCTGCTGGTCCTGGTGACGGTCCTGATCGAGATGGCTGCCGCCCGCGGCATCGTCGCCTTCCTCGGCAATGCCGGCATCATCGGGCTGTCGACCTACGCGACCAATCTGCTCACTCTGCTGGTGATCGCCGCCGGGACCGACTACGCGATCTTCGTCGTCGGCCGCTACCAGGAGGCACGCAGCGCGGGTGAGGACCGAGATACGGCGTACTACACGATGTTTCGCGGCACCGCCCATATCGTCCTGGGTTCGGGCCTGACCGTCGCCGGAGCGGTGGCCTGTCTGAGCTTCACCCGGCTGCCGTACTTCCAGAGCCTGGGCATACCCGCCGCACTGGGCATCCTCGTCGCGCTGGTGGCCGCGCTCACCCTGGCGCCGGCCGTGCTGACCCTGGGTGCACTGGTCGGCATCTTCGAACCCAAACGCGCGATGCGGACCCGTGGCTGGCGACGCATCGGAACGGCCATCGTGCGCTGGCCGGGTCCGGTGTTGACCGTGGCGTGCGCCCTGGCCTTCATCGGCCTGCTCACCCTGCCCGGATACCAGACGAGCTACGACACGCGCCCCTACATGCCGGACAGCGCGCCGGCCAACGTCGGATACGCGGCCGCCGAGCGGCATTTCTCCCGGGCGCGCCTGGAGCCCGAATTGCTGATGCTCGAAACCGATCACGACATGCGCAACCCGGCCGACATGCTGATTCTGGACCGGGTGGCCAAAGCGGTCTTCCACCTGCCCGGCATCGCACAGGTGCAGACCATCACCCGACCGCTGGGCACGCCGCTCAACCACACCTCACTCGCGTTTCAGATCAGCGCCCAGAGCGCCAACCAGACCGAAAACCTGCGGTATCAACGGGACCGCGCGGACGACCTGCTGCGACAGGCCGGTGAGCTGTCGAAGGGAATCGACATCCTGCACCAGCAGTACACCCTGCAGCAGGAACTCGCGACGACCACCCACAGCGAGGCCCAGAGCTTCCGGGACACCGTCGCCATCATGAACGACCTGCGCGACAAGATCGCCAATTTCGACGACTTCTTCCGGCCCATCCGGAGTTATTTCTATTGGGAGAAGCACTGTTTCGATATCCCGGCCTGCTATGCGATCAGGTCGGTGCTCGACGCCCTGGACGGGATCGATCAACTCACGTCACGGTTCCAGGACCTCACGGCCACACTCGAGAAACTCGATGCGCTGCAGCCGAAACTGGTGGCCCTGATACCACAGCAGATCGCCAGCCAGGAAACCAATCACGACCTGACGATGGCGAATTACGCCACCCTGTCCGGCATTTACGCGCAGACCGCCGCGGCCATCGAGAACTCGACGGCCCTTGGGCGCGCCTTCGACACCGCCAAAAACGACGACACCTTCTACCTGCCACCGGAAGTCTTCAACAATCCCGACTTCAAGCGTGGGCTCAAGTTGTTCCTGTCGCCCGACGGCAAGGCGGCCCGGATGATCATCACCCACGAAGGCGATCCCGCCACCCCCGAGGGCATTTCGCATATCGAGCCGATCAGGAAGGCCGCGCACGAAGCGGTGAAGGGCACGCCGATGGCCGAGGCGAAGTTTTATCTCGGCGGCACCGCCGCCACCTATGAGGACATCCAGGACGGCGCCAAGTACGACCTGATGATCGCCGGGATCGCGGCACTGAGCCTGATTCTGTTGATCATGATGATGCTGACCCGCAGTCTGGTCGCCGCGCTGGTGATCGTCGGCACGGTGGCGCTCTCGTTGGGCGCGTCCTTCGGGCTGTCAGTGCTGGTGTGGCAGTACATGTTCGGGATCAAGTTGTACTGGGTGGTGCTCGCGCTGGCGGTGATCCTGCTGCTGGCCGTCGGTTCGGATTACAACCTGTTGTTGATTTCCCGGTTCCGGGAAGAGATCGGCGCCGGTCTCAATACCGGAATCATCCGGGCGATGGCCGGATCCGGTTCCGTCGTCACCTCGGCGGGGTTGGTGTTCGCGGTGACCATGTGCGCGTTCCTGTTCAGCGGCTTCCAAGTGCTCGGTCAGATCGGGACGACCATCGGGCTGGGCCTGTTGTTCGACACCCTGATCGTGCGGTCGTTCATGACGCCGTCGATTGCGGCGCTGCTGGGGCGCTGGTTCTGGTGGCCGCAGCGCGTGCGTCCGCGACCGGCCAGCCGGATGTTGCAACCCTATGGCTCCCGTCCGGCGGTCCGGCAGCTACTGCTGTGGGAGGACGACGATCCGGTAGTGAAACCGCAAGCGCGCTAACGTAATCCGGTCTCTATGGTGCCGATGGCGAGCAACTCCCGGATTGCGGCCGCGGACAGCGGCCGGCAGAACAGGAAACCCTGAGCCCGCACACAGCCCTCCTTCAGCAGCGTCCGGGCCGCCCCCTCGCTCTCCACGCCCTCGGCAACCACATTCAGATCCAGCGCTTCGGCAAGCCCCATCACCGCCCGGACGATGGCCAGATCGTCGGCGCTGACGTCGAGATCCCGGACGAACCC
This genomic stretch from Mycobacterium paragordonae harbors:
- a CDS encoding RND family transporter; amino-acid sequence: MSNEQLPRIPHLIRRLSVPILLFWVVLAGVSNALVPQLEEVGKTHNVALIMADAPSLQATKRIGQKFHEFDTDSTAMVVLEGEQPLGADAHRYYDTLVRKLEADRKHVEHVQDFWGDTLTAAGSQSTDGKAAYVQLNLAGNQGSALANESVGAVREIIEHFPPPAGVKAYVTGAAPLISDQFDVGSKGTAKVTGITVGVIALMLLFVYRSFLTMLLVLVTVLIEMAAARGIVAFLGNAGIIGLSTYATNLLTLLVIAAGTDYAIFVVGRYQEARSAGEDRDTAYYTMFRGTAHIVLGSGLTVAGAVACLSFTRLPYFQSLGIPAALGILVALVAALTLAPAVLTLGALVGIFEPKRAMRTRGWRRIGTAIVRWPGPVLTVACALAFIGLLTLPGYQTSYDTRPYMPDSAPANVGYAAAERHFSRARLEPELLMLETDHDMRNPADMLILDRVAKAVFHLPGIAQVQTITRPLGTPLNHTSLAFQISAQSANQTENLRYQRDRADDLLRQAGELSKGIDILHQQYTLQQELATTTHSEAQSFRDTVAIMNDLRDKIANFDDFFRPIRSYFYWEKHCFDIPACYAIRSVLDALDGIDQLTSRFQDLTATLEKLDALQPKLVALIPQQIASQETNHDLTMANYATLSGIYAQTAAAIENSTALGRAFDTAKNDDTFYLPPEVFNNPDFKRGLKLFLSPDGKAARMIITHEGDPATPEGISHIEPIRKAAHEAVKGTPMAEAKFYLGGTAATYEDIQDGAKYDLMIAGIAALSLILLIMMMLTRSLVAALVIVGTVALSLGASFGLSVLVWQYMFGIKLYWVVLALAVILLLAVGSDYNLLLISRFREEIGAGLNTGIIRAMAGSGSVVTSAGLVFAVTMCAFLFSGFQVLGQIGTTIGLGLLFDTLIVRSFMTPSIAALLGRWFWWPQRVRPRPASRMLQPYGSRPAVRQLLLWEDDDPVVKPQAR